From Myxocyprinus asiaticus isolate MX2 ecotype Aquarium Trade chromosome 10, UBuf_Myxa_2, whole genome shotgun sequence, the proteins below share one genomic window:
- the fstl1b gene encoding follistatin-related protein 1b isoform X1, with product MMFRCFPAVVFLLAVVYGHAEQEAQSKSKVCANVFCGAGRECAVNEKGEPSCLCIEQCKPHKRSVCGSNGKTYRNHCELHRDACLTGLKIQVAHDGHCKEKKQEKAAASPVVCYVADRNELRRRVINWLQTEVVPDGWFTKGSNFTDILLKYFKNYDNGDSQLDSAELLKFIRHNETAVQMNSYAEEENNRLLRSLCVDALIELSDENADWKLSFDEFLNCLKPGFNPPEKKCALEDETYEDGAETQVDCNRCVCACGNWVCTAMTCDEKTPAIETDGGQEMTEEEWTRRVAELNKHQETVEKMKTSTKEV from the exons CAGGAGGCTCAGAGCAAATCAAAGGTGTGTGCTAATGTGTTCTGTGGTGCTGGACGAGAGTGTGCAGTGAATGAGAAAGGAGAGCCCAGCTGTCTGTGTATTGAG CAATGCAAACCCCATAAGCGCTCAGTGTGTGGCAGTAATGGAAAGACTTACCGGAATCACTGCGAACTGCACCGCGATGCCTGCCTTACTGGACTCAAGATCCAAGTTGCACATGATGGACACtgcaaag AAAAGAAACAGGAGAAGGCTGCAGCCAGTCCAG TTGTGTGCTATGTTGCTGATCGTAATGAGCTGCGCAGACGTGTGATCAACTGGCTGCAGACAGAGGTTGTTCCAGATGGCTGGTTCACCAAGGGTTCCAACTTTACTGATATCCTTCTCAAGTACTTCAAG AATTATGATAACGGTGACTCTCAGTTGGATTCTGCTGAGCTGCTCAAGTTCATTCGGCACAACGAGACCGCTGTTCAGATGAACTCTTACGCTGAAGAGGAGAACAACCGCCTGCTCAG GAGCCTTTGTGTGGATGCTCTTATTGAGCTCTCCGATGAGAATGCAGACTGGAAACTGAGCTTTGATGAGTTCCTCAACTGCCTGAAACCAGGCTTCAACCCACCTGAGAAGA AGTGTGCTCTGGAAGACGAGACTTATGAGGACGGAGCCGAGACACAGGTGGACTGCAATCGTTGTGTCTGCGCTTGTGGAAACTGGGTCTGCACTGCCATGACTTGTGATG AGAAAACCCCAGCTATTGAGACTGATGGAGGTCAGGAGATGACAGAGGAGGAGTGGACACGTCGCGTGGCTGAACTCAACAAGCATCAG GAAACCGTGGAGAAGATGAAGACCAGCACAAAAGAGGTCTAA
- the fstl1b gene encoding follistatin-related protein 1b isoform X2 has product MMFRCFPAVVFLLAVVYGHAEEAQSKSKVCANVFCGAGRECAVNEKGEPSCLCIEQCKPHKRSVCGSNGKTYRNHCELHRDACLTGLKIQVAHDGHCKEKKQEKAAASPVVCYVADRNELRRRVINWLQTEVVPDGWFTKGSNFTDILLKYFKNYDNGDSQLDSAELLKFIRHNETAVQMNSYAEEENNRLLRSLCVDALIELSDENADWKLSFDEFLNCLKPGFNPPEKKCALEDETYEDGAETQVDCNRCVCACGNWVCTAMTCDEKTPAIETDGGQEMTEEEWTRRVAELNKHQETVEKMKTSTKEV; this is encoded by the exons GAGGCTCAGAGCAAATCAAAGGTGTGTGCTAATGTGTTCTGTGGTGCTGGACGAGAGTGTGCAGTGAATGAGAAAGGAGAGCCCAGCTGTCTGTGTATTGAG CAATGCAAACCCCATAAGCGCTCAGTGTGTGGCAGTAATGGAAAGACTTACCGGAATCACTGCGAACTGCACCGCGATGCCTGCCTTACTGGACTCAAGATCCAAGTTGCACATGATGGACACtgcaaag AAAAGAAACAGGAGAAGGCTGCAGCCAGTCCAG TTGTGTGCTATGTTGCTGATCGTAATGAGCTGCGCAGACGTGTGATCAACTGGCTGCAGACAGAGGTTGTTCCAGATGGCTGGTTCACCAAGGGTTCCAACTTTACTGATATCCTTCTCAAGTACTTCAAG AATTATGATAACGGTGACTCTCAGTTGGATTCTGCTGAGCTGCTCAAGTTCATTCGGCACAACGAGACCGCTGTTCAGATGAACTCTTACGCTGAAGAGGAGAACAACCGCCTGCTCAG GAGCCTTTGTGTGGATGCTCTTATTGAGCTCTCCGATGAGAATGCAGACTGGAAACTGAGCTTTGATGAGTTCCTCAACTGCCTGAAACCAGGCTTCAACCCACCTGAGAAGA AGTGTGCTCTGGAAGACGAGACTTATGAGGACGGAGCCGAGACACAGGTGGACTGCAATCGTTGTGTCTGCGCTTGTGGAAACTGGGTCTGCACTGCCATGACTTGTGATG AGAAAACCCCAGCTATTGAGACTGATGGAGGTCAGGAGATGACAGAGGAGGAGTGGACACGTCGCGTGGCTGAACTCAACAAGCATCAG GAAACCGTGGAGAAGATGAAGACCAGCACAAAAGAGGTCTAA